The following coding sequences lie in one Myxococcus xanthus genomic window:
- a CDS encoding DUF3052 family protein produces MTPYALASLPAMLGIRAGSKVSVINPPRGFVQKLNPLPDGVEFLITAVTGLDVILFFTEDPQELVQRLPALARAMALTGGIWVCWPGGESARRGLSEDFVRHAALDIGLVDNKICTIDATWTGLRLVRRPRGRLDKPGERKQAPAQA; encoded by the coding sequence ATGACGCCCTACGCGCTGGCCTCCCTCCCGGCCATGCTGGGCATCCGGGCCGGGTCCAAGGTCTCCGTCATCAACCCGCCGCGGGGCTTCGTTCAGAAGCTCAACCCGCTGCCGGATGGGGTGGAGTTCCTCATCACCGCGGTGACGGGTCTGGATGTCATCCTCTTCTTCACCGAGGACCCACAGGAGTTGGTGCAGCGGCTGCCGGCCCTGGCCCGCGCCATGGCCCTTACTGGTGGCATCTGGGTGTGCTGGCCGGGGGGCGAAAGCGCCCGCCGGGGCCTCTCCGAGGACTTCGTCCGCCACGCGGCCCTGGACATCGGTCTGGTGGACAACAAAATCTGCACCATCGACGCCACCTGGACAGGCCTCCGGCTGGTGAGGCGGCCCCGAGGGCGACTGGACAAGCCAGGGGAGCGCAAGCAAGCCCCCGCCCAGGCCTGA
- a CDS encoding Rne/Rng family ribonuclease, producing MSSILVINAAGRETRVALVEGGHIAEFYLERKKDKGVVGNIYKGRVVRVLPGMQAAFVDIGLEKAAFLYVSDVVYDPDFARAQFELTEGEHEDAPDVPDESEAEAAEAAARHAPPRHVEPEPEDAQFEPVAAPTESLPRDTALELAANAPTVTPPGAETPVAPAEEAPAAGSETVVAAEPAAQPVTPEQIVAVEPSTAALVEAAPAPVGGEAEAAPSSEPQVTEAAVEPAAKVESPEAALAVAAASEPAAAVVETPVEAAEGEATGLPVEPPPPAAAALGDIIPSPAAEGAQAAKPSEVSGERRTPREAREAREPRSREKERGEKDKGRRPQEEKRRGDKRDEDKEKAKPRRTDKIEDLLKVGQEVVVQISKDPIGTKGARLTSHISIPGRHLVFMPTVDHVGISRRISNEKERRRLREIVDRLRPPGTGFIVRTVAENVPQEKLESDIRFLIEVWNQVVRKNEKRGGPGLLHPDLDLILRATRDLFAHDVEKLVVDDREEYERILGFVTAQDPALRDRVALHEGDDTVFDAYGIEQELQRATQRKVWLKSGGYLIIDQAEALTAIDVNSGRYVGKKSLEETITKINVEAAKEIVYQLRLRNIGGIIICDFIDMEKAQNRDKVFKALQEALGRDKAKTNVLRISELGLVEMTRKRVRESIGRMLHEDCPYCDGNGFVKTATTVAYEIFREIRREAPGYKDSTLVINCNAEVARLLQGEERNELRHLMDRYNKSIQVKAQQNYHREQYDIYGRSASGPEHKVASSPGSGDGELAMQQRKPDSNGGGYGRQEQGRRGGGGGGGGGGGRDRGGERGGERSERSERGGDRREGRREGRGGGDRPRGGERGDRSERGGERGERSERGGERGERSERGGERGERGERPERGERRGDRGERGERGGSQNTSGGGENAGGSTPPPPPASGGGSEPSGGTT from the coding sequence ATGAGCAGCATCCTGGTCATCAACGCCGCGGGTCGCGAGACGCGCGTCGCGCTCGTCGAGGGCGGACACATCGCGGAGTTCTACCTCGAGCGTAAGAAGGACAAGGGCGTCGTCGGGAACATCTACAAGGGCCGCGTCGTCCGGGTGCTCCCCGGCATGCAGGCCGCCTTCGTGGACATTGGCCTGGAGAAGGCCGCGTTCCTCTATGTCAGCGACGTCGTCTACGACCCTGACTTCGCGCGAGCGCAGTTCGAGCTGACCGAAGGTGAGCACGAGGATGCGCCGGACGTCCCGGACGAGTCCGAGGCCGAGGCCGCGGAGGCCGCCGCCCGGCACGCGCCCCCCCGTCACGTGGAGCCGGAGCCGGAGGACGCCCAGTTCGAGCCTGTCGCGGCGCCCACCGAGTCCCTGCCGCGCGACACCGCCCTGGAGCTGGCCGCCAACGCCCCGACGGTGACGCCGCCGGGCGCGGAGACGCCGGTGGCGCCCGCGGAGGAAGCGCCGGCCGCCGGGTCGGAGACGGTGGTGGCCGCCGAGCCGGCCGCGCAGCCCGTCACGCCCGAGCAGATTGTCGCCGTCGAGCCGTCCACGGCAGCGCTCGTGGAGGCCGCGCCTGCTCCGGTGGGTGGTGAGGCCGAGGCCGCGCCCTCCTCCGAGCCTCAGGTGACCGAGGCCGCCGTGGAGCCCGCCGCGAAGGTGGAGTCGCCCGAGGCGGCGCTGGCCGTTGCCGCGGCGTCCGAGCCCGCCGCGGCCGTGGTGGAGACGCCCGTGGAAGCGGCCGAGGGCGAGGCCACCGGTCTTCCCGTCGAGCCCCCTCCGCCCGCCGCCGCCGCGCTGGGAGACATCATCCCCTCGCCCGCCGCGGAGGGCGCGCAGGCCGCGAAGCCGTCCGAGGTCTCCGGCGAGCGCCGCACGCCGCGCGAGGCCCGTGAGGCGCGTGAGCCCCGGAGCCGGGAGAAGGAGCGCGGAGAGAAGGACAAGGGCCGTCGGCCGCAGGAGGAGAAGCGCCGGGGCGACAAGCGCGACGAGGACAAGGAGAAGGCCAAGCCGCGCCGCACCGACAAGATTGAGGACCTGCTGAAGGTGGGCCAGGAAGTCGTCGTCCAGATTTCCAAGGACCCCATCGGCACCAAGGGCGCGCGGCTCACCTCGCACATCTCCATCCCCGGCCGTCACCTGGTGTTCATGCCCACGGTGGACCACGTGGGCATCAGCCGCCGCATCTCCAACGAGAAGGAGCGCCGGCGTCTGCGTGAAATCGTGGACCGCCTGCGCCCGCCCGGAACGGGCTTCATCGTCCGCACCGTCGCGGAGAACGTGCCGCAGGAGAAGCTCGAGAGCGACATCCGGTTCCTCATCGAGGTGTGGAACCAGGTGGTGCGCAAGAACGAGAAGCGCGGCGGCCCCGGCCTGCTGCACCCCGACCTGGACCTCATCCTGCGCGCCACGCGTGACCTCTTCGCGCACGACGTGGAGAAGCTCGTCGTCGATGACCGCGAGGAGTACGAGCGCATCCTCGGCTTCGTCACCGCGCAGGACCCGGCGCTGCGAGACAGGGTGGCCCTGCACGAGGGCGATGACACCGTCTTCGACGCGTACGGCATCGAGCAGGAGCTCCAGCGCGCCACCCAGCGCAAGGTGTGGCTGAAGAGCGGCGGCTACCTCATCATCGACCAGGCAGAGGCGCTCACCGCCATCGACGTCAACTCGGGCCGCTACGTCGGCAAGAAGAGCCTCGAGGAGACCATCACCAAGATCAACGTCGAGGCGGCCAAGGAGATTGTCTACCAGCTCCGGCTGCGCAACATCGGCGGCATCATCATCTGCGACTTCATCGACATGGAGAAGGCGCAGAACCGCGACAAGGTCTTCAAGGCGCTGCAGGAAGCGCTGGGCCGAGACAAGGCCAAGACGAACGTGCTGCGCATCTCCGAGCTGGGCCTCGTGGAGATGACGCGCAAGCGCGTGCGTGAGTCCATTGGCCGCATGCTCCACGAGGACTGCCCGTACTGCGACGGCAACGGCTTCGTGAAGACGGCCACCACCGTGGCCTACGAAATCTTCCGGGAGATTCGCCGCGAAGCGCCGGGCTACAAGGACTCCACGCTGGTCATCAACTGCAACGCGGAAGTGGCGCGCCTGCTCCAGGGCGAGGAGCGCAACGAGCTGCGGCACCTGATGGACCGGTACAACAAGTCCATCCAGGTCAAGGCGCAGCAGAACTACCACCGCGAGCAGTACGACATCTACGGACGCTCGGCCTCCGGCCCGGAGCACAAGGTGGCCTCGTCGCCCGGCTCGGGTGATGGCGAGCTGGCCATGCAGCAGCGCAAGCCCGACAGCAATGGCGGAGGCTACGGCCGCCAGGAGCAGGGCCGGCGCGGCGGTGGTGGTGGTGGCGGCGGCGGTGGTGGCAGGGACCGGGGTGGTGAGCGCGGCGGCGAACGCTCCGAGCGCAGTGAGCGGGGCGGAGACCGTCGCGAGGGCCGCCGCGAGGGCCGGGGTGGTGGAGACCGTCCTCGGGGTGGCGAGCGGGGCGACCGTTCCGAGCGCGGTGGGGAGCGTGGCGAACGCTCCGAGCGCGGCGGCGAACGGGGCGAACGCTCCGAGCGTGGCGGCGAACGGGGTGAGCGCGGCGAGCGTCCCGAGCGCGGCGAGCGGCGTGGCGACCGCGGCGAGCGTGGAGAGCGCGGCGGTTCGCAGAACACGTCTGGTGGAGGCGAGAACGCGGGTGGCTCGACGCCGCCTCCGCCTCCAGCCTCGGGTGGTGGGTCGGAGCCTTCGGGCGGCACGACCTGA
- a CDS encoding YhjD/YihY/BrkB family envelope integrity protein → MKLTPLPWLRHFHERLAAQATRLWAPLQHTPVGLFATDTFLAAKTVAQGFRGENLRLRAAALTYVSMFSLVPLLTVALVLLTAFHQEEFKEKLRFVVSEVLNPGVRGKSSQFLDRFLNPTNTVAIGSVGFLAVLLSAGSLLRQLDGAVNELWGIRRQRPWRIRLLIYSGLLLVGPFFLALSFSGTGKVRVFLQSHAPYASAFILLGTTLVTVASLTLLYYWTPYAHVRVRSALAGGLVAGLGWTFAKQVYAAFAERSFQYNPLYGSLGALPLFLAWVYVSWLLVLFGARLSYAVEHTAFRHSLFAFGSHPRAHELVAARVAQEATLAWVDGLPPPSPRELATRLRVPESLVHEVVDRMVAAELLERLRKGGLRPAKDPAALTLADTTLAVHGVMLTGGAEGWNGPRAPGFEQMEPIFQAADCAGVDLLRRTRWLDLVVPLRPGLAEPAPAPPPRVAAGGNP, encoded by the coding sequence GTGAAGCTGACGCCCCTGCCGTGGCTCCGTCACTTCCACGAGCGGCTGGCCGCCCAGGCCACCCGGCTCTGGGCGCCCCTGCAGCACACGCCCGTGGGGCTGTTCGCGACGGACACCTTCCTGGCCGCGAAGACGGTGGCCCAGGGCTTTCGCGGGGAGAATCTCCGGCTTCGGGCCGCCGCGCTGACCTACGTCAGCATGTTCTCCCTGGTGCCCCTCCTGACGGTGGCGCTCGTGCTGCTGACCGCCTTCCACCAGGAGGAGTTCAAGGAGAAGCTGCGCTTCGTCGTCAGCGAGGTGCTCAACCCCGGGGTGCGCGGCAAGTCCTCTCAGTTCCTCGACCGGTTCCTGAACCCCACGAACACCGTCGCCATTGGCAGCGTGGGCTTCCTGGCGGTGCTCCTGTCCGCCGGCTCGCTGCTGCGGCAGCTCGACGGCGCCGTCAACGAGCTGTGGGGCATCCGGCGGCAGCGGCCGTGGCGCATCCGGCTGCTCATCTACTCGGGCCTCTTGCTCGTGGGCCCCTTCTTCCTCGCGCTGTCCTTCTCCGGGACGGGCAAGGTCCGCGTCTTCCTTCAGAGCCACGCGCCCTACGCCAGCGCCTTCATCCTGCTGGGCACCACGCTCGTCACCGTGGCCAGCCTCACCCTGCTCTACTACTGGACGCCCTACGCGCATGTCCGCGTCCGGTCCGCGCTCGCCGGAGGCCTGGTGGCCGGCCTGGGGTGGACTTTCGCCAAGCAGGTGTACGCCGCATTCGCGGAGCGCAGCTTCCAGTACAACCCCCTCTACGGTTCGCTCGGCGCGCTCCCGTTGTTCCTGGCGTGGGTCTACGTGAGCTGGCTGTTGGTGCTCTTTGGCGCCCGGCTCTCCTATGCCGTGGAACACACCGCCTTCCGGCACTCCCTCTTCGCCTTTGGAAGCCACCCGCGCGCGCACGAACTGGTCGCCGCCCGTGTCGCCCAGGAGGCCACCCTGGCCTGGGTGGACGGACTGCCGCCTCCCTCGCCGCGCGAGCTGGCGACGCGGCTGCGCGTCCCCGAGTCGCTGGTCCACGAGGTCGTCGACCGCATGGTGGCCGCCGAGTTGCTGGAGCGCCTCCGCAAAGGGGGCCTGCGTCCCGCGAAGGACCCGGCTGCCCTCACGCTGGCGGATACCACGCTCGCCGTGCACGGTGTGATGCTCACCGGCGGCGCGGAGGGATGGAACGGGCCACGGGCGCCCGGATTCGAACAGATGGAGCCCATCTTCCAGGCAGCTGACTGCGCCGGTGTCGACCTGCTACGTCGCACCCGATGGCTGGACCTGGTGGTGCCGCTCCGCCCAGGACTGGCCGAGCCTGCTCCCGCCCCTCCACCCAGGGTGGCCGCAGGGGGAAATCCGTAG
- a CDS encoding HU family DNA-binding protein, with translation MLKSDLINILVAKRGVTQKQAEATIETIFESMKDALCRGENIEIRGLGAFHVKNYQGYQGRNPKTGQVIPVKPKRGLLFRTGKELRDRVNRPAPQQAQTELPPLPESKGPGNTGTGL, from the coding sequence ATGCTCAAGTCCGATCTGATCAACATCCTCGTGGCCAAGAGGGGCGTGACGCAGAAGCAGGCTGAGGCCACCATCGAGACGATTTTCGAGTCGATGAAGGATGCCCTCTGCCGCGGCGAGAACATCGAGATTCGCGGGCTCGGTGCCTTTCACGTGAAGAACTACCAGGGCTACCAGGGCCGCAACCCGAAGACGGGTCAGGTCATCCCGGTGAAGCCCAAGCGCGGCCTGCTCTTCCGCACGGGCAAGGAGCTGCGCGACCGCGTGAACCGTCCGGCGCCCCAGCAGGCCCAGACGGAGCTGCCCCCGCTTCCCGAAAGCAAGGGGCCGGGCAACACGGGCACGGGGCTCTAA
- a CDS encoding flagellar biosynthesis protein FlhA, which yields MNPLMKVLLKARNSSDVVLAIAMAAVLGALIIPLPAWLLDAGLAVNLAASVSLLVAALRARDALKVTSFPTLLLFTTLFRLALNVSSTRLALAEGHAGDVIQAFGEFVVRGDYVVGAVVFAILTLVQLLVVTKGAERVAEVSARFTLDAMPGKQMSIDADLRAGAIDQAQARRRRRDLERESQMFGAMDGAMKFVKGDVIAGLVIVAVNLLGGTVIGVLQGGMPLAEAASTFALIAIGDGLVSQVPSLCIAVAAGLVVTRVASEKEEDTLGAEIGAQFFGEARTLWVVAGLCVALALMPGMPHVTFLLLAGGLGGLGHVLSRAGVSKVEEKAGAPAEGVAPGAAGAPPESAASPVGVSPLTLDLAPDLTVLAEAEGAAFVHKTLNGVRDELFFDLGVRVPGIRVRTQAAYLGPGEYRVLVDEVPAGGGQVLPAALYALAPPDELAFLQLSAEAATEPSSGKVISRIPESARVLLETAQVPLRRPGELVSDHVRAILRVRAADLLGLQDVQGLLEGLEAQAPVLVKEALQKVPLPLLTDVLRKLLQEGVSIRDLRAILEALVSPTTEGDAVALAERCRQALRRYLSHKFAPTGPLYAYLVDPEVEEVLRGMGPRGLAPDPERVAEILEGVRQVATEGRAVLLTAPDVRRPLRRLCEGAFPDVAVLTYGELDGALQIRPIGRLSPVAVGR from the coding sequence ATGAACCCCCTCATGAAGGTATTGCTGAAGGCGCGAAACTCCTCGGACGTGGTGTTGGCGATTGCCATGGCCGCGGTCCTGGGCGCGCTCATCATCCCCTTGCCCGCGTGGCTCCTGGACGCGGGGCTCGCCGTCAATCTGGCGGCGTCGGTTTCCCTGCTGGTGGCCGCGCTGCGTGCCCGGGACGCCTTGAAGGTGACGTCGTTCCCCACGCTGTTGTTGTTCACCACGCTGTTCCGGTTGGCGCTCAACGTGTCCTCCACGCGGCTCGCGCTCGCGGAGGGGCACGCGGGAGACGTCATCCAGGCCTTCGGTGAGTTCGTCGTCCGGGGCGACTACGTCGTGGGCGCGGTGGTGTTCGCCATCCTCACGCTGGTGCAGTTGTTGGTCGTCACCAAGGGCGCGGAGCGGGTGGCGGAGGTGTCCGCGAGGTTCACGCTGGACGCGATGCCCGGCAAGCAGATGTCCATCGACGCGGATCTGCGCGCGGGCGCCATCGACCAGGCGCAAGCCCGGCGCCGGCGGCGTGACCTGGAGCGCGAGTCTCAGATGTTCGGCGCCATGGACGGCGCGATGAAGTTCGTGAAGGGGGACGTGATTGCGGGCCTGGTCATCGTCGCCGTGAACCTGCTCGGAGGCACCGTCATTGGTGTGCTGCAGGGAGGCATGCCCCTGGCCGAGGCGGCGTCGACATTCGCGCTCATCGCCATTGGTGACGGGCTGGTGTCCCAGGTTCCCTCGCTGTGCATCGCGGTGGCCGCGGGCCTCGTCGTCACGCGCGTCGCCTCGGAGAAGGAAGAGGACACACTGGGGGCGGAGATTGGGGCCCAGTTCTTCGGAGAGGCGCGGACGCTCTGGGTGGTGGCGGGCCTGTGCGTCGCGTTGGCCCTCATGCCGGGAATGCCGCACGTGACGTTCCTTCTGCTGGCGGGAGGCCTGGGCGGGCTTGGCCATGTGCTGAGCCGCGCGGGCGTTTCGAAGGTCGAAGAGAAAGCAGGCGCGCCCGCGGAAGGCGTGGCGCCTGGCGCGGCTGGAGCCCCACCGGAGAGTGCCGCGTCGCCCGTGGGGGTCTCCCCGCTCACGCTGGACCTGGCGCCCGACCTGACGGTGCTGGCCGAAGCGGAGGGCGCGGCCTTTGTCCACAAGACGTTGAACGGCGTGCGGGACGAGCTGTTCTTCGATCTGGGGGTTCGGGTGCCCGGCATCCGGGTGCGCACGCAGGCCGCCTACCTGGGCCCGGGCGAGTACCGCGTCCTGGTGGACGAAGTGCCAGCGGGGGGAGGGCAGGTGCTGCCGGCGGCGCTCTACGCGCTGGCGCCTCCGGACGAACTAGCGTTCCTCCAGTTGAGCGCGGAGGCCGCGACGGAGCCCTCGAGCGGGAAGGTCATCAGCCGCATTCCAGAGTCGGCTCGGGTCCTGCTGGAGACGGCGCAAGTGCCGCTGCGGCGTCCGGGAGAGCTGGTCTCGGACCACGTGCGCGCCATCCTGCGTGTCCGCGCCGCGGACCTGCTGGGGCTGCAGGACGTCCAGGGACTGCTGGAGGGACTGGAGGCGCAGGCGCCCGTGCTCGTGAAGGAGGCGCTGCAGAAGGTGCCGCTGCCGCTGCTCACAGATGTGCTTCGCAAGCTGCTCCAAGAGGGCGTCAGCATCCGGGACTTGCGAGCCATCCTGGAGGCGCTGGTGTCGCCGACGACGGAAGGGGATGCCGTCGCGCTCGCGGAGCGCTGCCGGCAGGCGCTGCGGCGGTACCTCAGCCACAAGTTCGCGCCCACCGGGCCGCTGTACGCGTACCTCGTGGACCCGGAGGTGGAAGAGGTGCTGCGCGGCATGGGCCCGCGAGGGCTGGCGCCCGACCCGGAGCGTGTGGCGGAAATCCTCGAAGGCGTGCGGCAGGTGGCCACCGAGGGACGGGCCGTGCTGCTCACCGCTCCGGATGTCCGGCGGCCCCTGCGCAGACTGTGCGAGGGCGCGTTTCCGGACGTCGCGGTGCTCACCTATGGCGAACTGGATGGGGCCCTCCAGATTCGCCCCATCGGCCGGCTGTCACCGGTGGCGGTGGGGCGCTGA
- a CDS encoding EscU/YscU/HrcU family type III secretion system export apparatus switch protein produces MSGEKTEKPSAKRLREARRKGQIPRSRLLNASAVTAGGLFGLTEAAPVGMARLQAWTEHLFLGQQDLGAWQEGLWIAARFCGPVLGGAFAAALLVSVATVGLEADLQHVEPKLERISLVAGMQRLFSWRPWVELAKTLLIVCLVGALVWSDAEEAAPDAMKTAWLGGTEGLSLVVAHVSGLASRLACLLVVLGVGDYALAWRRHIKDLMMTREEMKREYKESEGDPRHKGQRKALHRQLSQGGAARGVQKATAVVVNPTHIAVALRYDVDECEAPYLVAKAREGDALAMREQARRLGIPVVRDIPLARSLIHYDVGEPIPEELYQAAAVVLRTAMDARELDGHPRRQTS; encoded by the coding sequence GTGAGTGGGGAGAAGACAGAGAAGCCCAGCGCGAAGCGCCTTCGTGAAGCACGGCGCAAAGGACAGATTCCCCGCAGCCGCTTGCTCAACGCCAGCGCGGTGACGGCGGGTGGCTTGTTCGGGCTCACGGAGGCCGCGCCAGTGGGCATGGCGAGGCTCCAGGCATGGACGGAGCACCTCTTCCTGGGACAGCAGGACCTTGGGGCGTGGCAGGAAGGGCTCTGGATTGCCGCGCGTTTTTGTGGCCCGGTGCTGGGGGGCGCGTTCGCCGCGGCGCTGCTCGTGTCCGTGGCCACGGTGGGTTTGGAAGCCGATCTCCAGCATGTCGAGCCGAAGCTGGAGCGCATCAGTCTCGTGGCGGGCATGCAGCGGCTCTTCAGTTGGCGCCCCTGGGTGGAACTGGCGAAGACGCTGCTGATTGTCTGCCTGGTGGGGGCGCTCGTCTGGAGCGATGCGGAGGAGGCCGCTCCGGATGCGATGAAGACCGCGTGGCTGGGCGGTACGGAGGGCTTGAGCCTGGTGGTCGCGCACGTGTCCGGACTCGCGAGCCGCCTGGCCTGTTTGCTGGTGGTGCTGGGCGTGGGGGACTACGCGCTGGCCTGGCGGCGCCACATCAAGGATTTGATGATGACTCGCGAGGAGATGAAGCGCGAGTACAAGGAGAGTGAAGGCGACCCCCGGCACAAGGGGCAGCGGAAGGCCCTGCATCGCCAGCTTTCGCAGGGCGGTGCGGCACGCGGGGTGCAAAAGGCGACCGCCGTGGTCGTCAACCCCACGCACATCGCGGTCGCGCTCCGCTACGACGTCGACGAATGTGAGGCGCCCTATCTCGTGGCCAAGGCCCGGGAAGGGGATGCGCTCGCCATGCGGGAGCAGGCACGCCGACTAGGCATTCCGGTGGTGCGGGACATCCCGCTGGCACGCAGCCTCATCCACTACGACGTGGGCGAGCCCATTCCGGAGGAGCTGTACCAGGCGGCGGCGGTCGTCCTGCGCACGGCGATGGATGCGCGGGAACTGGACGGCCATCCACGGAGACAGACGTCATGA
- a CDS encoding EscT/YscT/HrcT family type III secretion system export apparatus protein, translating to MNLEPLRVWLESLGPDIIVVALCAARLLPMTFLCPLLGGQATPTMVRLALVLSLSLFLRVEAGVVLDAPVTSSVALGGLVIRELLFGTSVGLVAALPFDAARMGGRFIDLLRGTSAEASLPLAGSRESAAGEGLYHLLVALVVSGGMWPLVTSSVLRGFGVVKLGAFVPTEAGTLHVVLLAGAAMATGLAVGAPIAAAVLTVDCFLGLASRAAPQVNLQEVGTPLKILGGGALLWLGTGVLCERLLAGVLSVEGALALLGEVAR from the coding sequence ATGAATCTGGAGCCGCTCCGCGTCTGGCTCGAGTCACTGGGGCCGGACATCATCGTGGTGGCTCTGTGTGCCGCGCGGCTGCTGCCCATGACGTTCCTGTGTCCGCTGCTGGGAGGGCAGGCCACGCCGACGATGGTCCGCCTGGCATTGGTTCTGTCCCTGTCGCTTTTCCTCCGGGTGGAGGCGGGCGTGGTGCTGGATGCGCCTGTTACGTCGTCGGTGGCCCTGGGCGGATTGGTGATTCGCGAGCTGCTCTTCGGCACGTCCGTGGGGTTGGTCGCGGCACTCCCCTTCGATGCCGCGCGCATGGGGGGCCGGTTCATCGACCTGCTCCGTGGAACCTCCGCCGAGGCGAGTCTGCCCCTGGCGGGGAGCCGTGAGTCCGCGGCAGGGGAGGGGCTCTACCATCTGCTGGTGGCGCTGGTGGTCTCCGGTGGCATGTGGCCGCTCGTCACATCCAGCGTGCTGCGTGGGTTCGGTGTGGTGAAGCTCGGCGCCTTCGTTCCAACCGAGGCGGGCACGCTGCATGTCGTCCTGCTGGCGGGCGCGGCCATGGCCACGGGGCTGGCGGTGGGGGCGCCGATCGCCGCGGCGGTGCTGACCGTGGACTGTTTCCTGGGCCTGGCCTCGCGAGCGGCACCGCAGGTGAATCTTCAGGAGGTGGGGACGCCGCTGAAGATTCTGGGTGGGGGCGCCTTGTTGTGGCTGGGGACGGGCGTGTTGTGTGAGCGGCTGTTGGCGGGCGTGTTGTCCGTGGAAGGCGCGCTGGCGCTGTTGGGTGAGGTGGCGCGGTGA
- a CDS encoding flagellar biosynthetic protein FliQ has product MTQDVFLTLGREALLLMVMASLPPIGASLVVGFLSSLFQATTQLQESTLSVVPKLCAAVLALVLAGPWIAGQLTRFTHQLLMLISEVAA; this is encoded by the coding sequence ATGACCCAGGACGTCTTCCTCACCCTGGGACGTGAGGCCCTGCTGTTGATGGTGATGGCGTCGCTGCCGCCAATTGGCGCGAGCCTGGTGGTGGGGTTCTTGTCGAGCCTCTTCCAGGCCACCACCCAGCTTCAGGAGTCCACGTTGTCGGTGGTGCCCAAGCTGTGCGCGGCCGTCCTGGCACTGGTCCTCGCCGGGCCCTGGATTGCCGGGCAGCTCACGCGCTTCACCCACCAGCTCCTGATGCTCATCTCCGAGGTCGCGGCATGA
- the sctR gene encoding type III secretion system export apparatus subunit SctR, whose protein sequence is MSHGLLGALLLVPAVAAAAESSLSRMSYAGSPLSMMGMLAVMSLLPFAVLMLTSFSKIAVVLSLARSAMGTQQAPPTIVLTGLAAVLTGHIMAPVMERMYDAGQVAYAEVASGSGAEMLSAASRVSEPLRAFLVKHGSAEERARFVDLARELRPVEEMDVVRETDLFVVIPAFVITELKEAFQIGFLVFLPFLVLDMVIANVLLALGMQTLSPSQVSLPFKILLFVAVDGWSLLARGLILGYR, encoded by the coding sequence ATGAGCCACGGCTTGCTGGGAGCGCTCCTGCTGGTTCCTGCCGTGGCCGCCGCGGCGGAGAGCTCACTGTCGCGGATGTCGTACGCGGGCAGCCCTCTGTCGATGATGGGCATGCTCGCGGTGATGTCGCTGCTGCCGTTCGCGGTGCTGATGCTGACGAGCTTCTCGAAGATCGCCGTCGTGTTGTCGCTGGCCCGCTCGGCCATGGGCACGCAGCAGGCGCCGCCTACCATCGTGCTCACGGGCCTGGCGGCGGTGCTCACCGGGCACATCATGGCCCCGGTGATGGAACGCATGTACGACGCCGGGCAGGTGGCCTACGCGGAGGTGGCGTCGGGTTCCGGCGCGGAGATGCTCTCCGCCGCGAGCCGCGTGTCGGAGCCGCTGCGCGCCTTCCTGGTCAAGCACGGGAGCGCTGAGGAGCGAGCGCGCTTCGTGGACCTGGCGCGGGAGCTGCGGCCGGTGGAGGAGATGGACGTGGTGCGGGAGACGGACCTCTTCGTCGTCATTCCGGCCTTCGTCATCACCGAGCTGAAGGAAGCCTTCCAGATTGGCTTCCTCGTCTTCCTCCCGTTCCTCGTGCTGGACATGGTGATTGCCAACGTGCTGCTCGCGCTGGGCATGCAGACGCTGTCACCCAGCCAGGTGAGTCTACCCTTCAAGATTCTCCTCTTCGTCGCCGTGGATGGCTGGTCGCTGCTCGCGCGGGGCCTCATCCTCGGCTACCGGTGA
- a CDS encoding flagellar biosynthetic protein FliO, protein MNAQRFVPSPRSRLLLAGALVLGLAVMGPVAGVSTMVAARWLLGVVALAALGWWLHRRGAVVTGAPMAPRLNVVSRAGLSQRCGVALVEVDGRSYLVAFGDAFAEIRETAAPAPEFGDVLAQARRPMPRSRTIRGRREGP, encoded by the coding sequence ATGAATGCACAGCGTTTCGTTCCTTCGCCGCGCTCGCGCTTGCTGTTGGCGGGGGCACTGGTGCTGGGGTTGGCGGTGATGGGCCCGGTGGCTGGGGTGTCCACCATGGTGGCCGCGCGGTGGTTGCTGGGCGTCGTGGCGCTGGCCGCGCTGGGGTGGTGGTTGCACCGGCGCGGCGCTGTCGTCACGGGCGCACCCATGGCGCCACGGCTGAATGTCGTATCACGAGCGGGACTGTCGCAGCGGTGCGGTGTGGCGCTCGTGGAGGTGGATGGGCGCAGCTACCTGGTGGCCTTCGGTGACGCGTTCGCGGAGATTCGCGAGACGGCAGCGCCAGCGCCGGAGTTTGGCGATGTCCTGGCGCAGGCCCGGCGGCCCATGCCCAGGTCCCGCACGATTCGGGGCAGGCGGGAGGGGCCATGA